One Augochlora pura isolate Apur16 chromosome 10, APUR_v2.2.1, whole genome shotgun sequence DNA window includes the following coding sequences:
- the LOC144476265 gene encoding protein Star isoform X1, whose amino-acid sequence MPHSTEPTFPPGELFWTGMEPVKAKMAPAGMPPVTGVLQPPAGSTLAGSTMSSHKKSWWRKVAPCLAFLAAFSTAMALLLVWSEAAALRRQAFDANMTRDYVLNSVSMDNPELVAYIREVQLKPTTQQDPLNATQTTEEKYVSGLTEGKREGVYVEYISRDSRVPQIGAVSGTGWLERNLSWRGVLVLTDPRSFFEAHRSTRNPKTRVLHACLSTDKDTKEITYHQESEVQVTKLGEGPNSLVSSDEGLPTTRLKCFPLYSVLLAYSATTLDYLSLDSPDAQDGQVLDTIPWETTRISVLSIRWSSQHSEMETKTLIDKMTSRRYKLMYTTDNGKLIFMYNALLKI is encoded by the exons GATGGCGCCCGCAGGGATgccgccggtcaccggtgtcCTGCAGCCTCCGGCGGGCTCCACGCTGGCCGGCTCCACCATGTCCAGCCATAAGAAAAGCTGGTGGAGGAAAGTAGCACCTTGCCTGGCGTTTCTCGCCGCTTTTTCCACTGCCATGGCCTTGCTGCTCGTTTGGAGCGAGGCAGCGGCTTTGAG GAGGCAGGCGTTCGACGCGAACATGACCAGGGACTACGTGTTGAACAGCGTCTCGATGGACAATCCGGAGCTGGTGGCGTACATCAGGGAGGTTCAATTGAAGCCGACCACCCAACAGGACCCTCTGAACGCCACGCAGACCACGGAGGAGAAGTATGTGTCGGGCTTAACAGAAGGAAAACGTGAGGGCGTCTACGTCGAGTACATTAGCAGG GATTCTCGCGTTCCGCAGATAGGAGCTGTCTCCGGGACGGGCTGGCTCGAGAGAAACCTCAGCTGGAGGGGCGTCCTCGTGCTCACGGATCCCAGAAGTTTTTTCGAGGCTCACAGGAGTACCAGGAACCCCAAGACTAGGGTCTTGCACGCTTGCCTTAGCACCGACAAGGATACCAAAGAG ATTACTTACCACCAGGAGTCTGAGGTGCAAGTTACCAAACTAGGGGAGGGCCCGAACAGTCTGGTGTCCTCGGACGAAGGTCTACCGACGACGAGGTTGAAGTGCTTCCCTCTGTACAGCGTTCTGTTGGCGTACAGCGCAACTACCTTGGACTACCTGAGCCTAGACAGCCCCGACGCGCAGGACGGCCAG GTGCTCGACACGATCCCTTGGGAGACGACGAGGATATCGGTTCTCTCGATCCGGTGGAGCTCGCAGCACAGCGAAATGGAGACAAAGACTCTGATTGACAAGATGACTAGCCGGAGGTACAAACTGATGTACACTACCGACAATGGGAAGCTGATCTTCATGTACAACGCGTTGCTTAAGATTTGA
- the LOC144476265 gene encoding protein Star isoform X2: MPHSTEPTFPPGELFWTGMEPVKAKMAPAGMPPVTGVLQPPAGSTLAGSTMSSHKKSWWRKVAPCLAFLAAFSTAMALLLVWSEAAALRRQAFDANMTRDYVLNSVSMDNPELVAYIREVQLKPTTQQDPLNATQTTEEKYVSGLTEGKREGVYVEYISRIGAVSGTGWLERNLSWRGVLVLTDPRSFFEAHRSTRNPKTRVLHACLSTDKDTKEITYHQESEVQVTKLGEGPNSLVSSDEGLPTTRLKCFPLYSVLLAYSATTLDYLSLDSPDAQDGQVLDTIPWETTRISVLSIRWSSQHSEMETKTLIDKMTSRRYKLMYTTDNGKLIFMYNALLKI, translated from the exons GATGGCGCCCGCAGGGATgccgccggtcaccggtgtcCTGCAGCCTCCGGCGGGCTCCACGCTGGCCGGCTCCACCATGTCCAGCCATAAGAAAAGCTGGTGGAGGAAAGTAGCACCTTGCCTGGCGTTTCTCGCCGCTTTTTCCACTGCCATGGCCTTGCTGCTCGTTTGGAGCGAGGCAGCGGCTTTGAG GAGGCAGGCGTTCGACGCGAACATGACCAGGGACTACGTGTTGAACAGCGTCTCGATGGACAATCCGGAGCTGGTGGCGTACATCAGGGAGGTTCAATTGAAGCCGACCACCCAACAGGACCCTCTGAACGCCACGCAGACCACGGAGGAGAAGTATGTGTCGGGCTTAACAGAAGGAAAACGTGAGGGCGTCTACGTCGAGTACATTAGCAGG ATAGGAGCTGTCTCCGGGACGGGCTGGCTCGAGAGAAACCTCAGCTGGAGGGGCGTCCTCGTGCTCACGGATCCCAGAAGTTTTTTCGAGGCTCACAGGAGTACCAGGAACCCCAAGACTAGGGTCTTGCACGCTTGCCTTAGCACCGACAAGGATACCAAAGAG ATTACTTACCACCAGGAGTCTGAGGTGCAAGTTACCAAACTAGGGGAGGGCCCGAACAGTCTGGTGTCCTCGGACGAAGGTCTACCGACGACGAGGTTGAAGTGCTTCCCTCTGTACAGCGTTCTGTTGGCGTACAGCGCAACTACCTTGGACTACCTGAGCCTAGACAGCCCCGACGCGCAGGACGGCCAG GTGCTCGACACGATCCCTTGGGAGACGACGAGGATATCGGTTCTCTCGATCCGGTGGAGCTCGCAGCACAGCGAAATGGAGACAAAGACTCTGATTGACAAGATGACTAGCCGGAGGTACAAACTGATGTACACTACCGACAATGGGAAGCTGATCTTCATGTACAACGCGTTGCTTAAGATTTGA
- the LOC144476265 gene encoding protein Star isoform X3, with protein MAPAGMPPVTGVLQPPAGSTLAGSTMSSHKKSWWRKVAPCLAFLAAFSTAMALLLVWSEAAALRRQAFDANMTRDYVLNSVSMDNPELVAYIREVQLKPTTQQDPLNATQTTEEKYVSGLTEGKREGVYVEYISRDSRVPQIGAVSGTGWLERNLSWRGVLVLTDPRSFFEAHRSTRNPKTRVLHACLSTDKDTKEITYHQESEVQVTKLGEGPNSLVSSDEGLPTTRLKCFPLYSVLLAYSATTLDYLSLDSPDAQDGQVLDTIPWETTRISVLSIRWSSQHSEMETKTLIDKMTSRRYKLMYTTDNGKLIFMYNALLKI; from the exons ATGGCGCCCGCAGGGATgccgccggtcaccggtgtcCTGCAGCCTCCGGCGGGCTCCACGCTGGCCGGCTCCACCATGTCCAGCCATAAGAAAAGCTGGTGGAGGAAAGTAGCACCTTGCCTGGCGTTTCTCGCCGCTTTTTCCACTGCCATGGCCTTGCTGCTCGTTTGGAGCGAGGCAGCGGCTTTGAG GAGGCAGGCGTTCGACGCGAACATGACCAGGGACTACGTGTTGAACAGCGTCTCGATGGACAATCCGGAGCTGGTGGCGTACATCAGGGAGGTTCAATTGAAGCCGACCACCCAACAGGACCCTCTGAACGCCACGCAGACCACGGAGGAGAAGTATGTGTCGGGCTTAACAGAAGGAAAACGTGAGGGCGTCTACGTCGAGTACATTAGCAGG GATTCTCGCGTTCCGCAGATAGGAGCTGTCTCCGGGACGGGCTGGCTCGAGAGAAACCTCAGCTGGAGGGGCGTCCTCGTGCTCACGGATCCCAGAAGTTTTTTCGAGGCTCACAGGAGTACCAGGAACCCCAAGACTAGGGTCTTGCACGCTTGCCTTAGCACCGACAAGGATACCAAAGAG ATTACTTACCACCAGGAGTCTGAGGTGCAAGTTACCAAACTAGGGGAGGGCCCGAACAGTCTGGTGTCCTCGGACGAAGGTCTACCGACGACGAGGTTGAAGTGCTTCCCTCTGTACAGCGTTCTGTTGGCGTACAGCGCAACTACCTTGGACTACCTGAGCCTAGACAGCCCCGACGCGCAGGACGGCCAG GTGCTCGACACGATCCCTTGGGAGACGACGAGGATATCGGTTCTCTCGATCCGGTGGAGCTCGCAGCACAGCGAAATGGAGACAAAGACTCTGATTGACAAGATGACTAGCCGGAGGTACAAACTGATGTACACTACCGACAATGGGAAGCTGATCTTCATGTACAACGCGTTGCTTAAGATTTGA